From one Halothece sp. PCC 7418 genomic stretch:
- a CDS encoding type 2 lanthipeptide synthetase LanM family protein — protein MSDLGDALRKIALKACSLSDRAGSLSDDDPAPASVHHSASALIQQRLEFWSQKVGKGDDHKFQKRLSWDDFSLEQARLLVSDGDEIALPSTGFTWIKTLEQVIQTARSLHNQPQLGQHRAFDAQHPIPFQELLLPCLLVAQHRLQHLLREEGEAYNTIFTQEAQRRLERHLLNWLALLFTPTLMKEFSQFRSSGNALEDYFNLTLQGKKQREQYQKFIEHHLEEGLLSLFEQYSVLARLAVTRIEFWAEATAELVTRLNQDWWEINNQFSPDQPLSHVVTIQAGASDPHSRGHTVAILVFDTGLKLVYKPKNLGLEIAFGNLLRWCNEQGGGLDFYIPQVINRSSYGWVKFIAIAPCQSQDGLRRFYQRSGMLVALVYLLAGNDCHYENLIAHGEYPVLVDTETLNHPYMNSPDLRLESDGIREMREKLLSSVLPTGLLPYETMFLENDLIALDMSGLAGMSEVSKPRLRCQNINTDGMTLDYEETILRRERHLPKLGDNTASAEDFVEEIITGFEQVYRLLMGKQKELLSDESPLKGFANQQARLLFRNTKTYGGVLRQSCEPEHLENGVVHSLSLELLSRAYVTSAEKPDYWSIFAAEKQDLEQLDIPMFTVNTSSRNLPLSTGTVIPDLFEASGFERMMSRVQSLHEENLQLQCHLIRLSFASRFFREPKLHVDANDKIAIEGESFTAKRGIEAAIAIAQTLEKEAFPLTDGAISWFGMTYQHRAQSFQLRELQPNLHDGYGGVALFFAALFRVTDDSHWRDVAQKTIQPIRFLTQLKADDRERVLRRFGIGGITGVGSLLYCLSHLSQWLDDVSLQHIALELSSCVTPEKIRSDEILDVVGGTAGYLLGLLALAEAVSESESYRLLELATVCGEHLLAEQVRRDGSLRAWKTGHEQQLTGFSQGAAGIAYALLRLSAVTEDERFLESAQSAIAQEQSLFSPEAQNWQDLRENHAQYQVSWAQGAAGIALARLGGLSVLDTPEIREHSAIGLQTTQKHLVWGVDSLCWGTMGRVETLLVGAETLHDPNLFPIAEQATVTVLNQAQDRGSFRLFDSVSTSVTHLGFFHGLSGIGYSCLRVAFPQQLPCVLLLGS, from the coding sequence ATGTCTGATCTTGGTGATGCTCTTCGCAAGATTGCGCTCAAGGCTTGTTCCCTGTCCGATCGCGCGGGAAGTTTATCCGATGACGATCCTGCACCTGCTTCGGTTCATCACTCCGCCTCAGCCTTAATCCAGCAACGCTTAGAGTTTTGGTCTCAGAAGGTGGGAAAAGGCGATGACCACAAGTTCCAGAAACGTCTAAGTTGGGATGATTTCAGTTTAGAACAAGCTCGTTTGCTGGTGAGTGATGGTGATGAGATCGCTTTACCATCAACAGGATTTACTTGGATCAAGACGCTAGAGCAAGTGATTCAAACTGCGCGATCGCTGCACAATCAGCCTCAACTAGGTCAACATCGAGCGTTTGATGCTCAGCATCCGATTCCGTTTCAAGAGTTATTGCTTCCTTGTTTGTTGGTGGCTCAACATCGACTGCAACACTTACTGAGGGAGGAAGGAGAAGCCTACAATACCATTTTTACCCAAGAAGCCCAACGCCGATTAGAGCGTCATCTGTTGAACTGGCTTGCGCTTTTGTTTACACCGACGCTGATGAAAGAGTTTTCACAATTCCGTTCTTCTGGTAACGCTTTAGAAGATTATTTCAACCTTACCCTACAGGGGAAAAAGCAACGGGAGCAATATCAGAAATTTATCGAACACCATCTTGAAGAGGGATTATTATCTTTGTTTGAGCAGTATAGTGTTTTAGCGCGTCTGGCGGTAACCAGAATTGAATTTTGGGCTGAAGCCACCGCAGAATTAGTCACTCGTTTAAACCAAGATTGGTGGGAAATCAACAATCAATTTTCTCCAGACCAACCCTTAAGCCACGTCGTTACTATTCAAGCAGGAGCTTCTGATCCCCATAGTAGAGGACATACAGTTGCCATTCTCGTCTTTGATACAGGCTTAAAACTCGTCTATAAACCGAAAAATCTGGGGTTAGAGATTGCATTTGGTAATTTATTGCGATGGTGTAATGAGCAAGGAGGGGGACTTGATTTTTATATCCCTCAAGTGATCAATCGCTCAAGTTATGGCTGGGTCAAATTTATCGCGATCGCGCCCTGTCAAAGTCAGGACGGTCTGAGACGATTCTATCAGCGTTCTGGAATGTTAGTCGCTTTAGTGTATTTGCTGGCGGGAAATGATTGTCACTATGAAAACCTGATTGCTCATGGAGAATACCCAGTTTTAGTGGATACCGAAACCCTGAACCATCCTTACATGAACTCCCCAGACTTGCGATTAGAGTCTGATGGAATCAGAGAAATGCGGGAAAAATTATTAAGTTCTGTCTTACCCACGGGCTTATTACCTTATGAAACTATGTTTCTGGAGAATGATTTAATTGCACTGGATATGAGTGGCTTGGCGGGAATGTCGGAAGTGAGCAAGCCCCGTTTAAGATGCCAAAATATCAACACCGATGGGATGACATTAGATTATGAAGAAACCATTCTCCGTCGTGAGCGTCATTTACCCAAGTTGGGAGACAACACAGCCTCAGCAGAAGATTTTGTCGAAGAGATTATCACGGGCTTTGAGCAGGTGTATCGCTTGCTGATGGGGAAACAGAAAGAATTATTGAGTGATGAGAGCCCGTTAAAAGGCTTTGCTAATCAACAAGCCCGATTGCTATTTCGCAACACGAAAACTTATGGGGGAGTTTTACGCCAATCCTGTGAACCTGAGCATTTGGAAAATGGCGTGGTTCATAGTCTGAGTTTGGAATTATTGAGTCGAGCTTATGTTACCAGTGCTGAGAAGCCCGATTATTGGTCAATTTTCGCAGCAGAAAAGCAGGATCTCGAACAGTTAGATATTCCCATGTTTACGGTGAATACTTCCAGTCGAAATTTGCCCTTATCAACGGGAACAGTGATTCCTGATTTATTTGAAGCGTCAGGGTTTGAGCGCATGATGTCTCGGGTGCAATCTCTCCATGAAGAGAATTTACAGTTGCAGTGTCACTTGATTCGGCTTTCTTTTGCCAGTCGTTTTTTTCGAGAACCGAAACTCCATGTTGATGCGAATGACAAAATCGCAATCGAAGGAGAATCATTCACCGCGAAGAGGGGGATAGAAGCAGCGATCGCGATCGCGCAAACGCTAGAAAAAGAGGCTTTTCCCTTGACCGACGGTGCTATCAGTTGGTTCGGAATGACCTATCAACACCGCGCTCAAAGTTTCCAACTGCGGGAGTTACAGCCGAATCTGCATGATGGTTATGGGGGAGTGGCTTTATTTTTTGCTGCTTTATTTCGGGTAACCGATGATTCCCATTGGCGAGACGTGGCTCAAAAAACAATCCAGCCGATCCGCTTTCTTACTCAGTTAAAAGCAGATGATAGAGAGCGCGTGCTCCGACGTTTTGGCATCGGGGGAATAACTGGAGTGGGATCATTACTCTATTGTCTTTCTCATTTGAGTCAGTGGCTGGATGATGTCAGTTTACAACATATCGCCCTAGAATTAAGTTCTTGTGTCACTCCTGAAAAAATTAGGTCTGATGAAATCTTGGATGTGGTTGGTGGAACGGCGGGTTATCTCTTAGGGCTGCTGGCTTTGGCGGAGGCGGTGTCGGAATCGGAGTCCTATCGTTTGCTAGAATTGGCGACAGTGTGCGGGGAACATCTCCTGGCTGAGCAAGTGAGGCGCGATGGCAGTTTGAGAGCTTGGAAGACTGGGCACGAACAACAACTGACTGGGTTTTCTCAGGGGGCTGCGGGGATAGCTTATGCTTTATTACGACTCTCTGCTGTGACAGAAGATGAACGATTTTTAGAGTCTGCTCAAAGCGCGATCGCGCAGGAACAAAGCCTTTTTTCTCCTGAGGCTCAAAACTGGCAGGATTTACGAGAGAATCATGCTCAATATCAGGTCAGTTGGGCGCAAGGGGCTGCGGGGATTGCATTAGCCCGTTTGGGAGGTTTGTCTGTGTTAGATACTCCTGAAATAAGAGAACACAGCGCGATCGGGCTGCAAACGACACAAAAGCATCTGGTGTGGGGCGTTGATTCTCTCTGCTGGGGAACAATGGGGCGTGTGGAAACCTTACTGGTTGGTGCAGAAACACTCCATGATCCCAACTTATTCCCAATCGCTGAACAAGCAACCGTAACCGTACTCAACCAAGCGCAAGATCGGGGATCGTTTCGGCTTTTCGATTCCGTTTCTACCTCAGTGACCCATCTTGGCTTTTTTCATGGTTTATCAGGAATCGGTTACAGTTGCTTAAGAGTGGCCTTTCCGCAACAATTACCCTGTGTTCTCCTTTTAGGATCTTAA
- a CDS encoding Nif11-like leader peptide family natural product precursor, protein MSDRPVKKFLDKLNFDSALQEEATKALETTTSTEEQAIAMTELAASKGYEFTKEELRVEVENRQLEREKRKANGELSDQELEAVAGGFYYPSKESAYCY, encoded by the coding sequence ATGAGTGATCGACCTGTCAAAAAATTTTTAGATAAACTGAATTTTGATTCTGCCTTACAAGAGGAAGCAACGAAGGCTCTAGAAACAACCACATCCACGGAAGAACAAGCGATTGCAATGACCGAACTGGCTGCCAGCAAAGGGTATGAATTCACGAAAGAAGAACTGAGAGTAGAAGTAGAAAATCGACAACTGGAACGAGAAAAACGGAAAGCAAATGGTGAACTCAGTGATCAGGAGTTAGAAGCAGTGGCGGGAGGGTTTTACTATCCTTCTAAAGAATCAGCCTATTGCTATTAA
- a CDS encoding Nif11-like leader peptide family natural product precursor, with protein sequence MSYQAVQLFLQELDANSALQEEAMQVLETTTSPEQQAAAITELAASKGYEFSKEELKTAVKNRQRDWKERKAKGELSENELDSVSGGHSPEFSNNCDDDFY encoded by the coding sequence ATGAGTTACCAAGCTGTGCAACTGTTTTTACAGGAACTGGATGCAAACTCTGCACTCCAGGAAGAAGCAATGCAAGTCCTCGAAACCACCACATCTCCCGAACAACAAGCTGCTGCGATTACCGAACTGGCTGCCAGCAAAGGCTATGAGTTTAGCAAAGAGGAACTCAAAACAGCAGTTAAAAATCGGCAACGTGACTGGAAAGAACGGAAAGCAAAAGGCGAACTCAGCGAAAATGAGTTAGATTCTGTCTCAGGAGGACATTCTCCAGAATTTAGTAATAACTGCGATGATGATTTTTACTAA
- a CDS encoding Nif11-like leader peptide family RiPP precursor gives MTTNSAQQFLNQMKSDTSLQEEVTNLVKQNSFHAVAEMAKSKGYNFSADELKSELQKVNSEISDEALEAVAGGGSIKDMIMDKYDDGD, from the coding sequence ATGACAACTAACTCAGCACAACAATTTCTAAACCAAATGAAATCTGATACGTCTTTACAAGAAGAAGTAACTAACCTAGTAAAGCAAAATAGTTTCCATGCAGTAGCAGAAATGGCTAAGTCAAAAGGATATAATTTTTCTGCTGATGAGTTAAAGTCAGAACTGCAAAAAGTTAATAGCGAAATTAGTGATGAGGCTTTGGAAGCTGTTGCTGGTGGTGGTTCGATTAAAGATATGATCATGGATAAGTATGATGATGGTGACTAA
- a CDS encoding NHLP bacteriocin export ABC transporter permease/ATPase subunit: MLQFKPPSSIYAMKGNQPLLLQSEKTAWYVHSGSVSLFTTTLNDAGEVITKRQYWFTVSAGEWILDTGLSYETAKQNYGMIAIANEASELEAHALSDFMTAVAKGQPEAVQGLQTWLRYLSNWRSEQRLDLAGESNDSLFLKKSRYVSLRDQQTLFPHRDTVQWVRVQEGKLQWLGWENFTLDETVSLFPLTVDLWLKAEGATEVEIVPWENLPSEGAVWEGLKQLHSYLFSYLDCLNQEATEIEFRRFQQRQKLKEQTTSSAMQELSAVLMPQTVPVAAEGTPLLIAAGAVGRALGIHVSPPTDSEDLYRVANPLDAIARASRFRTRRVLLLGKWWEQDQGSLLAYTKDGQPCALLKESGKPYALFDPITLTRTPVDQSVAETLSMQAYMFYRPLPEQINRADEIFRFAVRGYLGDIVWLIGLGVIGSLLGMVIPQATAVLVNDAIPSSDRALLWQLGLALVIAAFARAVFAFAQGLVSLRLENVTDGTLQPAAWDRLLQLHPTFFRQFASGELLVRLLSINQIRKKLSGATQTSLLNGVFALLNLGLMFFYSVKLAVVGAMIAVLTTILTVITSRKLVQKARQQEVMDGQINSLNVELIGGVAKLRVAAAEERALGAWAKLFAERTRLNSAIQRLNDSITVLTEVLPLLSSVLIFWFAILFLQNSDGQANVGLTLGGFLAFNAAYSTFFGGVTSLGTTVTDVLEIIPLWERAEVIVRGKPEVDSTKTDPGRLTGRLKLDQITFRYRDDGPLILDDVSIEAEPGEFIALVGPSGSGKSTVFRMLLGFETPYSGTVYYDGQDLAGLNIQAVRRQLGVVLQNGKIGAGSIFENITGGAMVSLDEAWDAAYSAGFADDIEQMPMGMHTVVSEGGTNLSGGQRQRLLIARAIVLKPNIMLLDEATSALDNRTQAIVTESLDRLQATRIVVAHRLSTIRNADRIYVLKSGSVVQSGTFEELVAQDGLFATLAARQLD; this comes from the coding sequence ATGTTACAGTTTAAGCCCCCATCCTCTATCTATGCGATGAAGGGCAACCAGCCTTTACTGCTACAAAGTGAAAAAACAGCGTGGTATGTTCATTCAGGTTCGGTTTCTCTATTCACCACCACTCTCAACGATGCAGGAGAAGTGATTACTAAACGTCAATATTGGTTTACTGTGAGTGCAGGAGAGTGGATTCTAGACACAGGATTAAGTTATGAAACCGCCAAACAAAATTATGGAATGATTGCGATTGCCAATGAAGCCTCTGAGTTGGAAGCTCACGCCTTAAGTGATTTCATGACAGCAGTGGCTAAGGGTCAGCCCGAGGCGGTACAGGGGCTACAAACTTGGCTGCGATATTTGAGCAACTGGCGCAGTGAGCAACGGTTGGATTTAGCTGGGGAAAGCAACGACTCCCTCTTCTTGAAAAAATCTCGATATGTGTCGCTCCGAGATCAACAAACCCTCTTTCCCCACCGGGATACGGTGCAATGGGTGAGAGTGCAAGAAGGAAAGCTGCAATGGCTGGGATGGGAGAACTTTACTCTGGATGAAACTGTTTCTCTGTTCCCACTGACAGTGGATTTGTGGTTAAAGGCGGAAGGGGCGACGGAAGTTGAAATTGTCCCTTGGGAAAATTTGCCTTCGGAGGGGGCAGTTTGGGAGGGATTGAAACAACTCCATTCTTATTTATTTTCTTATTTAGATTGTTTGAATCAGGAAGCCACAGAAATTGAGTTTCGACGGTTTCAACAACGGCAAAAACTGAAAGAGCAGACCACAAGCAGCGCTATGCAAGAGTTGTCTGCGGTATTAATGCCACAAACTGTTCCTGTTGCTGCGGAGGGAACACCGTTACTGATTGCTGCGGGGGCTGTGGGTCGCGCTTTAGGGATTCATGTTTCTCCTCCGACAGATTCAGAAGATTTATATCGCGTAGCAAACCCTCTAGACGCGATCGCGCGGGCTTCTCGATTTCGCACTCGTCGGGTGTTATTACTGGGCAAATGGTGGGAACAGGATCAAGGCTCTCTTTTGGCTTACACAAAAGACGGACAACCCTGTGCCCTACTGAAAGAGTCGGGGAAACCCTATGCTTTATTCGATCCAATCACCCTCACCCGTACTCCCGTGGATCAGTCGGTTGCTGAGACTCTCAGTATGCAAGCGTATATGTTCTATCGACCGCTCCCGGAACAAATTAACCGAGCGGATGAGATTTTTCGCTTTGCAGTGCGCGGTTATCTCGGGGATATTGTCTGGTTGATTGGTCTGGGGGTCATTGGATCGTTATTAGGGATGGTGATCCCTCAAGCCACAGCCGTCTTAGTCAATGATGCTATTCCCAGCAGCGATCGCGCTTTATTATGGCAGTTAGGACTAGCGTTAGTGATTGCTGCCTTTGCCCGTGCCGTTTTTGCTTTTGCTCAAGGTTTAGTCTCCCTGCGTCTGGAAAATGTCACCGATGGTACACTCCAACCCGCAGCATGGGATCGCCTCCTGCAGTTACATCCCACTTTCTTCCGTCAATTTGCCAGTGGGGAATTATTGGTGCGGTTGCTGTCCATTAATCAAATTCGGAAAAAACTGAGTGGGGCAACGCAAACGTCCTTACTGAATGGGGTTTTTGCTTTACTCAATCTGGGGTTAATGTTCTTTTATAGCGTGAAATTAGCCGTCGTAGGCGCGATGATCGCTGTGCTGACGACCATCCTCACTGTGATCACCAGTCGCAAACTCGTCCAAAAGGCGCGTCAACAAGAAGTCATGGATGGTCAGATTAATAGTCTCAATGTGGAATTGATCGGAGGGGTGGCAAAACTGCGAGTGGCAGCAGCCGAAGAAAGAGCGTTGGGAGCTTGGGCGAAGTTATTTGCAGAGCGCACCCGACTCAACTCAGCGATTCAACGTTTAAACGATAGCATCACGGTGCTGACAGAAGTCCTCCCCTTACTCAGTTCCGTGCTCATTTTTTGGTTTGCGATTCTCTTTCTCCAGAATAGTGATGGACAAGCCAATGTGGGCTTAACCCTAGGGGGATTTTTAGCGTTTAACGCTGCTTACAGCACCTTTTTTGGCGGTGTCACCTCCCTCGGAACAACCGTAACTGATGTTCTGGAAATTATCCCCTTGTGGGAACGGGCGGAAGTGATTGTGCGCGGGAAACCAGAAGTCGATAGCACAAAAACCGATCCTGGACGGCTCACTGGTCGTTTAAAGTTAGACCAGATTACGTTTCGTTATCGGGATGATGGTCCTCTGATTCTAGATGATGTCAGTATTGAAGCCGAGCCGGGGGAGTTTATTGCTTTAGTGGGCCCCTCGGGAAGTGGGAAGTCAACGGTATTTCGGATGTTATTGGGCTTTGAAACCCCTTATTCAGGAACGGTGTATTATGACGGTCAAGATTTAGCGGGATTAAATATTCAAGCGGTGCGCCGACAACTGGGGGTAGTGCTACAAAATGGCAAAATTGGTGCAGGTAGCATTTTTGAAAACATTACAGGGGGCGCGATGGTTTCTCTGGATGAGGCTTGGGATGCTGCCTATTCTGCGGGGTTTGCTGATGATATTGAGCAGATGCCCATGGGAATGCACACGGTTGTCAGTGAGGGGGGAACGAACTTATCTGGTGGACAACGCCAACGTTTATTAATTGCCCGCGCGATCGTTCTCAAACCTAATATTATGTTGTTAGATGAGGCGACCAGTGCCCTAGATAATCGCACTCAGGCGATCGTCACCGAAAGTTTAGATCGACTGCAAGCCACCCGCATTGTTGTCGCCCATCGACTAAGCACTATTCGCAATGCGGATCGCATTTATGTTCTTAAATCTGGCTCTGTTGTTCAATCGGGAACCTTTGAAGAATTAGTGGCGCAAGACGGGTTATTTGCCACCCTTGCTGCGCGACAACTGGATTAA
- a CDS encoding NHLP family bacteriocin export ABC transporter peptidase/permease/ATPase subunit: MSIALINTLKSRLQLKSSRTPTLIQMENVECGAAALGIILSYYGRIVPLAELRGECGVSRDGTKASNILKAARLYSLEAKGFRKDLEGVQQVRLPCIVFWNFNHFLVVEKFTKEEVHLNDPASGRRKVSYEEFDKSYTGVVLVFEPGDNFQRGGRKKGILPALLRRLRHSRQAVIFALVAGLLLTLPRLAIPAFTQVFVDEILVQNRTDWLRPLIIGMLITALFQGLLTRLRQTYLRRLMVKLSVAMSGQFIWHTLRLPMSFYAQRYGGEISNRSQLNDRVASVLTGQLATTVIDGVMIVFYALIMFAYDWVLTLIAIAFAGFNLIVLKLLSDARTDANSKVAQEYGKTVGVAMGGLSSIESIKASGLESDLFAKFAGYYAKLNQARREVGLPNQILTALPKFVEAIAVAVILLVGGLRVMEGTLTIGMLVAYQSLTKNFLTPVSTLLTFGSTLQDLEADLNRLDDVLENSVDPEAERVVRDNHHQLVDVDQNSFQLQGNVELRGLTFGYNRLNPPLIDDLNLSLQPGQRVALVGGSGSGKSTVAKLVTGLYTPWSGSILLDGIPREEIPRDVLANSLAMVEQEIFLFAGSVRDNLTLWDPTIPREDIIQACKDAEIHDRIALMPGGYDSQLAEGGSNVSGGQRQRLEIARALVRNPAVLVLDEATSALDAETEMIIDRNLRRRGCSCLIVAHRLSTIRDCDEIIVLDQGKVVQRGTHEELREQAGLYHDLMGTITS; the protein is encoded by the coding sequence ATGAGTATTGCATTGATCAACACATTAAAATCGCGACTTCAACTCAAATCTAGTCGCACTCCTACTTTAATTCAGATGGAAAATGTGGAATGTGGGGCTGCTGCCTTGGGTATTATTTTGAGTTATTACGGTCGCATTGTTCCCTTGGCTGAACTGCGAGGAGAGTGTGGGGTCTCTAGAGATGGCACAAAGGCTTCTAATATTTTGAAAGCAGCGAGACTCTACAGCCTAGAGGCAAAGGGATTTCGTAAAGACCTAGAGGGAGTGCAACAAGTACGCCTCCCTTGTATTGTCTTTTGGAACTTTAACCACTTTCTGGTAGTGGAAAAGTTTACGAAAGAGGAAGTTCATCTCAATGACCCTGCATCGGGACGACGGAAAGTTTCTTACGAGGAATTTGATAAGTCTTACACTGGTGTTGTGCTGGTGTTTGAACCAGGGGATAACTTTCAGCGCGGGGGTAGGAAAAAGGGGATCTTACCGGCGCTGTTGAGGCGATTACGTCATTCTCGACAGGCGGTGATTTTTGCTTTAGTGGCGGGGTTATTACTAACATTACCCCGTTTGGCAATTCCCGCATTTACTCAGGTATTTGTGGATGAAATTTTAGTCCAAAATCGCACCGACTGGCTACGACCGCTGATTATTGGGATGTTGATTACTGCGTTGTTTCAAGGTCTCTTGACGCGATTGCGACAGACGTATTTGCGACGACTGATGGTGAAATTATCGGTGGCGATGTCCGGTCAGTTTATTTGGCATACCTTGCGCTTGCCGATGAGTTTTTATGCTCAGCGTTACGGAGGAGAAATTAGTAATCGTAGTCAGTTGAATGATCGCGTGGCAAGTGTTTTGACGGGTCAGTTGGCAACCACCGTCATTGATGGAGTCATGATTGTTTTTTACGCCCTGATCATGTTTGCCTATGATTGGGTCTTAACTTTAATCGCGATCGCCTTTGCTGGGTTTAATCTCATTGTCTTAAAACTCTTATCCGATGCTCGTACGGATGCCAACAGTAAAGTGGCTCAAGAATACGGAAAGACCGTTGGTGTTGCCATGGGAGGGTTATCCTCCATTGAAAGCATCAAAGCCTCGGGGTTAGAATCGGATTTATTTGCCAAGTTTGCGGGGTATTATGCGAAGTTAAATCAAGCGCGTCGGGAAGTGGGTCTCCCCAACCAGATTTTAACGGCGCTGCCGAAATTTGTGGAAGCAATTGCGGTTGCCGTGATTCTTCTGGTAGGAGGCTTGCGCGTGATGGAAGGCACGCTGACCATTGGGATGTTAGTTGCCTATCAAAGTTTAACCAAGAACTTTCTCACTCCCGTTTCCACCCTGCTCACGTTTGGTAGCACTCTCCAAGATTTAGAAGCAGATCTCAATCGTTTGGATGATGTCCTCGAAAACTCGGTTGATCCAGAAGCGGAACGAGTGGTGAGGGATAATCATCATCAACTGGTGGACGTTGACCAAAACTCCTTTCAACTGCAAGGGAACGTTGAACTACGGGGACTCACCTTTGGCTATAACCGTCTCAATCCCCCCTTGATTGACGATCTCAATCTCAGCCTACAACCGGGGCAACGAGTGGCGTTAGTCGGGGGGAGTGGCTCTGGTAAATCCACCGTGGCAAAACTGGTCACAGGACTTTATACGCCTTGGTCTGGGAGCATTTTACTCGATGGCATCCCCCGAGAAGAAATTCCTCGGGATGTGTTGGCGAACTCGCTGGCAATGGTGGAGCAAGAAATTTTCTTATTCGCGGGTAGTGTTCGGGATAATCTCACTCTTTGGGATCCCACCATTCCCCGAGAAGATATTATTCAAGCCTGTAAAGATGCCGAGATTCATGATCGCATTGCGTTGATGCCGGGGGGATATGATTCTCAGTTAGCAGAAGGAGGAAGCAATGTTAGTGGTGGGCAGCGTCAACGTTTAGAAATCGCCCGGGCTTTGGTTCGTAACCCTGCCGTTTTAGTGTTGGATGAAGCCACCAGTGCTTTAGATGCGGAAACAGAAATGATCATTGATCGGAATTTGCGCCGTCGCGGATGTTCTTGTCTAATTGTTGCCCATCGACTCAGTACCATTCGCGATTGTGACGAAATTATTGTTTTAGATCAGGGTAAGGTCGTCCAACGAGGAACTCATGAAGAGCTACGAGAACAAGCTGGACTGTATCATGATTTAATGGGTACAATCACATCATAA
- a CDS encoding NHLP bacteriocin system secretion protein, with the protein MSQNTKQNNQLFRQQALEELSSPEQLDQVVQVVNPRAWIPLTAIGVLITATAIWGFMGRLPLKVSGQGVLMRPKEVVPVEGSGRGKILTLNVQPTQPVQKGQVIGNLDQSSIKQQLQQAQARLQRLQNQTEQTETLEEQQVRLQRTVIEQQRAALKSNLSTLEELNPIIREQGLKTIQENRRSLQVRLDQLQELLPNLKERVDSLRRLSEEKAIRRDRFLQAQREYFQSLAQISDAETQLRELDLKETQTQRQYLDNLNRIKEIQAQLGDLARQEKELEQQRQRTDFDSENKIENVREKIAQLQLELETQGKITSPDQGKLLEWSVVEGEMIQPGQRVASLEVEDDEGKLLTLAYFPSEDGKKISAGMKAQVTPTTVKRERYGGIMGEVVSVSRFPVTTEQITSDLGNQELARNFTRNRAPLQVTIKLQSRTEGKEGYQWTSSDGPPQPITSGTTATVQVRVGEIAPVAYVIPLFRSWTGIY; encoded by the coding sequence ATGAGTCAAAACACAAAGCAAAACAATCAACTCTTTCGTCAACAAGCCTTAGAAGAACTGTCTTCTCCCGAACAACTGGATCAAGTGGTTCAGGTAGTCAACCCCAGAGCATGGATTCCCTTAACCGCCATTGGAGTTTTGATTACCGCCACCGCCATCTGGGGCTTTATGGGACGCTTACCCTTAAAAGTATCTGGACAAGGGGTCTTAATGCGACCAAAAGAAGTTGTCCCCGTGGAAGGATCGGGTCGCGGAAAAATTCTGACTTTGAATGTGCAACCGACTCAACCAGTACAAAAGGGACAAGTGATTGGTAACCTTGACCAATCTTCCATCAAGCAGCAATTACAGCAAGCACAAGCAAGACTACAACGGTTACAAAATCAAACGGAACAAACTGAGACCCTAGAAGAACAACAAGTCCGTCTTCAGCGAACCGTGATTGAACAGCAACGAGCAGCACTGAAATCCAATCTTAGCACTTTAGAAGAACTGAATCCGATTATACGGGAACAGGGATTAAAAACGATTCAAGAAAATCGTCGTAGCTTGCAAGTGCGTTTAGACCAGTTGCAAGAATTACTCCCCAACTTAAAAGAGCGGGTGGATAGCTTACGTCGTTTATCTGAAGAAAAAGCAATTAGGCGAGATCGCTTCCTCCAAGCACAGCGAGAATACTTCCAAAGTCTGGCTCAAATTTCTGACGCTGAAACGCAATTGCGCGAGTTAGATCTCAAAGAAACCCAAACCCAACGCCAATATTTAGATAATCTTAACCGCATTAAAGAGATTCAAGCGCAATTAGGGGATCTCGCCAGACAAGAAAAAGAATTAGAGCAACAACGACAGCGCACAGATTTTGATAGTGAGAACAAAATTGAAAATGTGCGGGAAAAAATTGCTCAGTTACAGTTAGAACTGGAAACACAAGGGAAAATTACCAGCCCTGACCAAGGAAAACTCTTGGAGTGGTCTGTTGTGGAAGGAGAAATGATTCAGCCAGGACAACGGGTTGCTTCTTTGGAAGTGGAAGATGATGAGGGGAAACTCCTCACCTTGGCTTATTTTCCCAGTGAAGATGGGAAAAAAATTAGTGCGGGGATGAAAGCACAAGTTACTCCCACCACTGTGAAGCGAGAGCGATATGGGGGAATTATGGGGGAAGTGGTCTCCGTTTCTCGTTTCCCTGTTACCACTGAGCAAATTACCTCGGACTTGGGAAATCAGGAACTGGCAAGAAATTTCACAAGGAATCGTGCTCCGCTTCAAGTCACTATTAAACTACAATCTCGAACCGAAGGCAAGGAAGGATATCAGTGGACATCTTCCGATGGTCCCCCTCAACCGATTACTTCTGGTACTACTGCAACAGTACAAGTGCGAGTGGGCGAAATTGCTCCTGTGGCTTATGTGATTCCTCTCTTTCGCTCTTGGACGGGGATTTATTAG